A window of the Vigna angularis cultivar LongXiaoDou No.4 chromosome 3, ASM1680809v1, whole genome shotgun sequence genome harbors these coding sequences:
- the LOC108326385 gene encoding carboxypeptidase SOL1 isoform X1, which translates to MVMKTNLLSFLILFASTISSSLAKGSLQQTLLPSEEFNDCSNASRTRHLLENESQAQISVDLAQGYMSNDDLEWAIKEFGQRCSNISRIYSIGNSVNGFPLLVIEISDKPGEEETKPAFKYIGNVHGDEPVGRELLISLANWLCDNYLKDPLAKFIVENVHLHLLPSMNPDGFSLRKRGNANNIDLNRDFPDQFFSVNDDEDSRQPETRAIMNWLRDIRFTASATLHGGALVANYPWDGSEDKRTKYYGCPDDDAFRFMASIYSHSHYNMSSSKEFLSGITNGAAWYPLYGGMQDWNYIHAGCFELTLEISDNKWPNATELPILWKYNKMSLLNLVASLVKTGVHGRIYSSADGKPLPGSIAVSGINYTVTAGKTLGDYHRFLAPRDKYEVVATMIGYKSKNTTIWLDDGPVTLDFVLDPEVSIKESVLQNVYDCDCNSKSTQEFVQFLWGAHLEVFFILIVILGFLLFLFRRRAKIKVPTSRQLSGSKKTVEV; encoded by the exons ATGGTAATGAAGACGAACCTGCTatcttttcttatcctttttGCTTCCACAATTTCCTCTTCTCTTGCCAAGGGTTCCTTGCAACAAACCCTTCTTCCTTCAG AAGAATTCAATGACTGTAGTAATGCAAGTCGTACAAGGCATTTGTTAGAGAATGAATCTCAGGCTCAGATAAG TGTTGATTTGGCACAAGGATACATGTCCAATGATGACCTTGAATGGGCCATCAAAGAATTTGGACAAAGATGCAGCAACATTTCCAGGATATACAG TATTGGGAATAGTGTAAATGGATTTCCACTG TTGGTGATAGAGATTTCTGACAAGCCAGGAGAAGAAGAGACTAAACCTGCTTTTAAG TATATAGGAAATGTGCACGGTGATGAACCTGTGGGCCGCGAGCTTCTTATAAGTTTGGCCAATTGGTTATGTGATAACTATTTGAAAGATCCTTTg GCGAAATTCATTGTGGAGAATGTGCACCTTCATCTGCTTCCATCAATGAATCCTGATGGGTTTAGTTTAAGAAAGCGTGGTAATGCTAATAATATTGATTTGAATCGGGATTTTCCTGAccag TTCTTTTCTGTAAATGATGATGAGGATTCCCGGCAGCCTGAGACAAGAGCAATAATGAATTGGTTGAGAGATATACGATTCACAGCATCTGCCACGTTGCATGGG GGTGCACTTGTTGCAAACTATCCGTGGGATGGTTCTGAAGATAAAAG GACAAAGTACTATGGGTGCCCTGATGATGATGCATTTCGCTTCATGGCAAGTATCTATAGTCATTCTCATTACAACATGTCTTCAAGCAAAGAATTTCTCAGTGGAATTACAAATGGAGCAGCTTG GTATCCTCTATATGGCGGAATGCAAGATTGGAACTACATACATGCTGGATGTTTTGAGTTGACCTTGGAAATTAGTGATAATAAATGGCCTAATGCTACTGAG CTTCCTATTCTTTGGAAATACAACAAAATGAGCTTGCTTAATCTTGTGGCAAGCCTGGTGAAG ACAGGTGTGCATGGAAGAATATACTCTTCAGCCGATGGAAAGCCATTACCAGGCTCTATAGCTGTCAGTGGAATAAATTATACA GTTACAGCCGGAAAAACTTTAGGTGACTATCATCGCTTTCTTGCCCCAAGAGATAAATACGAag TGGTGGCTACCATGATTGGCTACAAATCAAAGAATACAACTATTTGGTTGGATGATGGACCTGTGACGTTGGATTTTGTTCTTGATCCTGAAGTCAGTATCAAAGAAAGTGTACTGCAGAATGTCTATGATTGTGACTGTAACAGCAAAAGcacacaagaatttgttcagtTTCTATGGGGGGCTCACTTGgaagttttctttattttgattgTCATTTTAGGATTCTTGCTTTTTTTATTTCGGAGGAGAGCAAAAATCAAAGTTCCAACAAGCAGACAGTTATCGGGGTCAAAAAAAACTGTCGAGGTTTAA
- the LOC108326385 gene encoding carboxypeptidase SOL1 isoform X3, translated as MKEFNDCSNASRTRHLLENESQAQISVDLAQGYMSNDDLEWAIKEFGQRCSNISRIYSIGNSVNGFPLLVIEISDKPGEEETKPAFKYIGNVHGDEPVGRELLISLANWLCDNYLKDPLAKFIVENVHLHLLPSMNPDGFSLRKRGNANNIDLNRDFPDQFFSVNDDEDSRQPETRAIMNWLRDIRFTASATLHGGALVANYPWDGSEDKRTKYYGCPDDDAFRFMASIYSHSHYNMSSSKEFLSGITNGAAWYPLYGGMQDWNYIHAGCFELTLEISDNKWPNATELPILWKYNKMSLLNLVASLVKTGVHGRIYSSADGKPLPGSIAVSGINYTVTAGKTLGDYHRFLAPRDKYEVVATMIGYKSKNTTIWLDDGPVTLDFVLDPEVSIKESVLQNVYDCDCNSKSTQEFVQFLWGAHLEVFFILIVILGFLLFLFRRRAKIKVPTSRQLSGSKKTVEV; from the exons ATGA AAGAATTCAATGACTGTAGTAATGCAAGTCGTACAAGGCATTTGTTAGAGAATGAATCTCAGGCTCAGATAAG TGTTGATTTGGCACAAGGATACATGTCCAATGATGACCTTGAATGGGCCATCAAAGAATTTGGACAAAGATGCAGCAACATTTCCAGGATATACAG TATTGGGAATAGTGTAAATGGATTTCCACTG TTGGTGATAGAGATTTCTGACAAGCCAGGAGAAGAAGAGACTAAACCTGCTTTTAAG TATATAGGAAATGTGCACGGTGATGAACCTGTGGGCCGCGAGCTTCTTATAAGTTTGGCCAATTGGTTATGTGATAACTATTTGAAAGATCCTTTg GCGAAATTCATTGTGGAGAATGTGCACCTTCATCTGCTTCCATCAATGAATCCTGATGGGTTTAGTTTAAGAAAGCGTGGTAATGCTAATAATATTGATTTGAATCGGGATTTTCCTGAccag TTCTTTTCTGTAAATGATGATGAGGATTCCCGGCAGCCTGAGACAAGAGCAATAATGAATTGGTTGAGAGATATACGATTCACAGCATCTGCCACGTTGCATGGG GGTGCACTTGTTGCAAACTATCCGTGGGATGGTTCTGAAGATAAAAG GACAAAGTACTATGGGTGCCCTGATGATGATGCATTTCGCTTCATGGCAAGTATCTATAGTCATTCTCATTACAACATGTCTTCAAGCAAAGAATTTCTCAGTGGAATTACAAATGGAGCAGCTTG GTATCCTCTATATGGCGGAATGCAAGATTGGAACTACATACATGCTGGATGTTTTGAGTTGACCTTGGAAATTAGTGATAATAAATGGCCTAATGCTACTGAG CTTCCTATTCTTTGGAAATACAACAAAATGAGCTTGCTTAATCTTGTGGCAAGCCTGGTGAAG ACAGGTGTGCATGGAAGAATATACTCTTCAGCCGATGGAAAGCCATTACCAGGCTCTATAGCTGTCAGTGGAATAAATTATACA GTTACAGCCGGAAAAACTTTAGGTGACTATCATCGCTTTCTTGCCCCAAGAGATAAATACGAag TGGTGGCTACCATGATTGGCTACAAATCAAAGAATACAACTATTTGGTTGGATGATGGACCTGTGACGTTGGATTTTGTTCTTGATCCTGAAGTCAGTATCAAAGAAAGTGTACTGCAGAATGTCTATGATTGTGACTGTAACAGCAAAAGcacacaagaatttgttcagtTTCTATGGGGGGCTCACTTGgaagttttctttattttgattgTCATTTTAGGATTCTTGCTTTTTTTATTTCGGAGGAGAGCAAAAATCAAAGTTCCAACAAGCAGACAGTTATCGGGGTCAAAAAAAACTGTCGAGGTTTAA
- the LOC108326385 gene encoding carboxypeptidase SOL1 isoform X2: protein MVMKTNLLSFLILFASTISSSLAKGSLQQTLLPSEFNDCSNASRTRHLLENESQAQISVDLAQGYMSNDDLEWAIKEFGQRCSNISRIYSIGNSVNGFPLLVIEISDKPGEEETKPAFKYIGNVHGDEPVGRELLISLANWLCDNYLKDPLAKFIVENVHLHLLPSMNPDGFSLRKRGNANNIDLNRDFPDQFFSVNDDEDSRQPETRAIMNWLRDIRFTASATLHGGALVANYPWDGSEDKRTKYYGCPDDDAFRFMASIYSHSHYNMSSSKEFLSGITNGAAWYPLYGGMQDWNYIHAGCFELTLEISDNKWPNATELPILWKYNKMSLLNLVASLVKTGVHGRIYSSADGKPLPGSIAVSGINYTVTAGKTLGDYHRFLAPRDKYEVVATMIGYKSKNTTIWLDDGPVTLDFVLDPEVSIKESVLQNVYDCDCNSKSTQEFVQFLWGAHLEVFFILIVILGFLLFLFRRRAKIKVPTSRQLSGSKKTVEV from the exons ATGGTAATGAAGACGAACCTGCTatcttttcttatcctttttGCTTCCACAATTTCCTCTTCTCTTGCCAAGGGTTCCTTGCAACAAACCCTTCTTCCTTCAG AATTCAATGACTGTAGTAATGCAAGTCGTACAAGGCATTTGTTAGAGAATGAATCTCAGGCTCAGATAAG TGTTGATTTGGCACAAGGATACATGTCCAATGATGACCTTGAATGGGCCATCAAAGAATTTGGACAAAGATGCAGCAACATTTCCAGGATATACAG TATTGGGAATAGTGTAAATGGATTTCCACTG TTGGTGATAGAGATTTCTGACAAGCCAGGAGAAGAAGAGACTAAACCTGCTTTTAAG TATATAGGAAATGTGCACGGTGATGAACCTGTGGGCCGCGAGCTTCTTATAAGTTTGGCCAATTGGTTATGTGATAACTATTTGAAAGATCCTTTg GCGAAATTCATTGTGGAGAATGTGCACCTTCATCTGCTTCCATCAATGAATCCTGATGGGTTTAGTTTAAGAAAGCGTGGTAATGCTAATAATATTGATTTGAATCGGGATTTTCCTGAccag TTCTTTTCTGTAAATGATGATGAGGATTCCCGGCAGCCTGAGACAAGAGCAATAATGAATTGGTTGAGAGATATACGATTCACAGCATCTGCCACGTTGCATGGG GGTGCACTTGTTGCAAACTATCCGTGGGATGGTTCTGAAGATAAAAG GACAAAGTACTATGGGTGCCCTGATGATGATGCATTTCGCTTCATGGCAAGTATCTATAGTCATTCTCATTACAACATGTCTTCAAGCAAAGAATTTCTCAGTGGAATTACAAATGGAGCAGCTTG GTATCCTCTATATGGCGGAATGCAAGATTGGAACTACATACATGCTGGATGTTTTGAGTTGACCTTGGAAATTAGTGATAATAAATGGCCTAATGCTACTGAG CTTCCTATTCTTTGGAAATACAACAAAATGAGCTTGCTTAATCTTGTGGCAAGCCTGGTGAAG ACAGGTGTGCATGGAAGAATATACTCTTCAGCCGATGGAAAGCCATTACCAGGCTCTATAGCTGTCAGTGGAATAAATTATACA GTTACAGCCGGAAAAACTTTAGGTGACTATCATCGCTTTCTTGCCCCAAGAGATAAATACGAag TGGTGGCTACCATGATTGGCTACAAATCAAAGAATACAACTATTTGGTTGGATGATGGACCTGTGACGTTGGATTTTGTTCTTGATCCTGAAGTCAGTATCAAAGAAAGTGTACTGCAGAATGTCTATGATTGTGACTGTAACAGCAAAAGcacacaagaatttgttcagtTTCTATGGGGGGCTCACTTGgaagttttctttattttgattgTCATTTTAGGATTCTTGCTTTTTTTATTTCGGAGGAGAGCAAAAATCAAAGTTCCAACAAGCAGACAGTTATCGGGGTCAAAAAAAACTGTCGAGGTTTAA
- the LOC108326385 gene encoding carboxypeptidase SOL1 isoform X5: MVMKTNLLSFLILFASTISSSLAKGSLQQTLLPSEEFNDCSNASRTRHLLENESQAQISVDLAQGYMSNDDLEWAIKEFGQRCSNISRIYSIGNSVNGFPLLVIEISDKPGEEETKPAFKYIGNVHGDEPVGRELLISLANWLCDNYLKDPLFFSVNDDEDSRQPETRAIMNWLRDIRFTASATLHGGALVANYPWDGSEDKRTKYYGCPDDDAFRFMASIYSHSHYNMSSSKEFLSGITNGAAWYPLYGGMQDWNYIHAGCFELTLEISDNKWPNATELPILWKYNKMSLLNLVASLVKTGVHGRIYSSADGKPLPGSIAVSGINYTVTAGKTLGDYHRFLAPRDKYEVVATMIGYKSKNTTIWLDDGPVTLDFVLDPEVSIKESVLQNVYDCDCNSKSTQEFVQFLWGAHLEVFFILIVILGFLLFLFRRRAKIKVPTSRQLSGSKKTVEV, translated from the exons ATGGTAATGAAGACGAACCTGCTatcttttcttatcctttttGCTTCCACAATTTCCTCTTCTCTTGCCAAGGGTTCCTTGCAACAAACCCTTCTTCCTTCAG AAGAATTCAATGACTGTAGTAATGCAAGTCGTACAAGGCATTTGTTAGAGAATGAATCTCAGGCTCAGATAAG TGTTGATTTGGCACAAGGATACATGTCCAATGATGACCTTGAATGGGCCATCAAAGAATTTGGACAAAGATGCAGCAACATTTCCAGGATATACAG TATTGGGAATAGTGTAAATGGATTTCCACTG TTGGTGATAGAGATTTCTGACAAGCCAGGAGAAGAAGAGACTAAACCTGCTTTTAAG TATATAGGAAATGTGCACGGTGATGAACCTGTGGGCCGCGAGCTTCTTATAAGTTTGGCCAATTGGTTATGTGATAACTATTTGAAAGATCCTTTg TTCTTTTCTGTAAATGATGATGAGGATTCCCGGCAGCCTGAGACAAGAGCAATAATGAATTGGTTGAGAGATATACGATTCACAGCATCTGCCACGTTGCATGGG GGTGCACTTGTTGCAAACTATCCGTGGGATGGTTCTGAAGATAAAAG GACAAAGTACTATGGGTGCCCTGATGATGATGCATTTCGCTTCATGGCAAGTATCTATAGTCATTCTCATTACAACATGTCTTCAAGCAAAGAATTTCTCAGTGGAATTACAAATGGAGCAGCTTG GTATCCTCTATATGGCGGAATGCAAGATTGGAACTACATACATGCTGGATGTTTTGAGTTGACCTTGGAAATTAGTGATAATAAATGGCCTAATGCTACTGAG CTTCCTATTCTTTGGAAATACAACAAAATGAGCTTGCTTAATCTTGTGGCAAGCCTGGTGAAG ACAGGTGTGCATGGAAGAATATACTCTTCAGCCGATGGAAAGCCATTACCAGGCTCTATAGCTGTCAGTGGAATAAATTATACA GTTACAGCCGGAAAAACTTTAGGTGACTATCATCGCTTTCTTGCCCCAAGAGATAAATACGAag TGGTGGCTACCATGATTGGCTACAAATCAAAGAATACAACTATTTGGTTGGATGATGGACCTGTGACGTTGGATTTTGTTCTTGATCCTGAAGTCAGTATCAAAGAAAGTGTACTGCAGAATGTCTATGATTGTGACTGTAACAGCAAAAGcacacaagaatttgttcagtTTCTATGGGGGGCTCACTTGgaagttttctttattttgattgTCATTTTAGGATTCTTGCTTTTTTTATTTCGGAGGAGAGCAAAAATCAAAGTTCCAACAAGCAGACAGTTATCGGGGTCAAAAAAAACTGTCGAGGTTTAA
- the LOC108326385 gene encoding carboxypeptidase SOL1 isoform X4 — MKFNDCSNASRTRHLLENESQAQISVDLAQGYMSNDDLEWAIKEFGQRCSNISRIYSIGNSVNGFPLLVIEISDKPGEEETKPAFKYIGNVHGDEPVGRELLISLANWLCDNYLKDPLAKFIVENVHLHLLPSMNPDGFSLRKRGNANNIDLNRDFPDQFFSVNDDEDSRQPETRAIMNWLRDIRFTASATLHGGALVANYPWDGSEDKRTKYYGCPDDDAFRFMASIYSHSHYNMSSSKEFLSGITNGAAWYPLYGGMQDWNYIHAGCFELTLEISDNKWPNATELPILWKYNKMSLLNLVASLVKTGVHGRIYSSADGKPLPGSIAVSGINYTVTAGKTLGDYHRFLAPRDKYEVVATMIGYKSKNTTIWLDDGPVTLDFVLDPEVSIKESVLQNVYDCDCNSKSTQEFVQFLWGAHLEVFFILIVILGFLLFLFRRRAKIKVPTSRQLSGSKKTVEV, encoded by the exons ATGA AATTCAATGACTGTAGTAATGCAAGTCGTACAAGGCATTTGTTAGAGAATGAATCTCAGGCTCAGATAAG TGTTGATTTGGCACAAGGATACATGTCCAATGATGACCTTGAATGGGCCATCAAAGAATTTGGACAAAGATGCAGCAACATTTCCAGGATATACAG TATTGGGAATAGTGTAAATGGATTTCCACTG TTGGTGATAGAGATTTCTGACAAGCCAGGAGAAGAAGAGACTAAACCTGCTTTTAAG TATATAGGAAATGTGCACGGTGATGAACCTGTGGGCCGCGAGCTTCTTATAAGTTTGGCCAATTGGTTATGTGATAACTATTTGAAAGATCCTTTg GCGAAATTCATTGTGGAGAATGTGCACCTTCATCTGCTTCCATCAATGAATCCTGATGGGTTTAGTTTAAGAAAGCGTGGTAATGCTAATAATATTGATTTGAATCGGGATTTTCCTGAccag TTCTTTTCTGTAAATGATGATGAGGATTCCCGGCAGCCTGAGACAAGAGCAATAATGAATTGGTTGAGAGATATACGATTCACAGCATCTGCCACGTTGCATGGG GGTGCACTTGTTGCAAACTATCCGTGGGATGGTTCTGAAGATAAAAG GACAAAGTACTATGGGTGCCCTGATGATGATGCATTTCGCTTCATGGCAAGTATCTATAGTCATTCTCATTACAACATGTCTTCAAGCAAAGAATTTCTCAGTGGAATTACAAATGGAGCAGCTTG GTATCCTCTATATGGCGGAATGCAAGATTGGAACTACATACATGCTGGATGTTTTGAGTTGACCTTGGAAATTAGTGATAATAAATGGCCTAATGCTACTGAG CTTCCTATTCTTTGGAAATACAACAAAATGAGCTTGCTTAATCTTGTGGCAAGCCTGGTGAAG ACAGGTGTGCATGGAAGAATATACTCTTCAGCCGATGGAAAGCCATTACCAGGCTCTATAGCTGTCAGTGGAATAAATTATACA GTTACAGCCGGAAAAACTTTAGGTGACTATCATCGCTTTCTTGCCCCAAGAGATAAATACGAag TGGTGGCTACCATGATTGGCTACAAATCAAAGAATACAACTATTTGGTTGGATGATGGACCTGTGACGTTGGATTTTGTTCTTGATCCTGAAGTCAGTATCAAAGAAAGTGTACTGCAGAATGTCTATGATTGTGACTGTAACAGCAAAAGcacacaagaatttgttcagtTTCTATGGGGGGCTCACTTGgaagttttctttattttgattgTCATTTTAGGATTCTTGCTTTTTTTATTTCGGAGGAGAGCAAAAATCAAAGTTCCAACAAGCAGACAGTTATCGGGGTCAAAAAAAACTGTCGAGGTTTAA
- the LOC108326385 gene encoding carboxypeptidase SOL1 isoform X8 encodes MGHQRIWTKMQQHFQDIQGFLEWAISIGNSVNGFPLLVIEISDKPGEEETKPAFKYIGNVHGDEPVGRELLISLANWLCDNYLKDPLAKFIVENVHLHLLPSMNPDGFSLRKRGNANNIDLNRDFPDQFFSVNDDEDSRQPETRAIMNWLRDIRFTASATLHGGALVANYPWDGSEDKRTKYYGCPDDDAFRFMASIYSHSHYNMSSSKEFLSGITNGAAWYPLYGGMQDWNYIHAGCFELTLEISDNKWPNATELPILWKYNKMSLLNLVASLVKTGVHGRIYSSADGKPLPGSIAVSGINYTVTAGKTLGDYHRFLAPRDKYEVVATMIGYKSKNTTIWLDDGPVTLDFVLDPEVSIKESVLQNVYDCDCNSKSTQEFVQFLWGAHLEVFFILIVILGFLLFLFRRRAKIKVPTSRQLSGSKKTVEV; translated from the exons ATGGGCCATCAAAGAATTTGGACAAAGATGCAGCAACATTTCCAGGATATACAG GGATTCTTGGAATGGGCTATCAGTATTGGGAATAGTGTAAATGGATTTCCACTG TTGGTGATAGAGATTTCTGACAAGCCAGGAGAAGAAGAGACTAAACCTGCTTTTAAG TATATAGGAAATGTGCACGGTGATGAACCTGTGGGCCGCGAGCTTCTTATAAGTTTGGCCAATTGGTTATGTGATAACTATTTGAAAGATCCTTTg GCGAAATTCATTGTGGAGAATGTGCACCTTCATCTGCTTCCATCAATGAATCCTGATGGGTTTAGTTTAAGAAAGCGTGGTAATGCTAATAATATTGATTTGAATCGGGATTTTCCTGAccag TTCTTTTCTGTAAATGATGATGAGGATTCCCGGCAGCCTGAGACAAGAGCAATAATGAATTGGTTGAGAGATATACGATTCACAGCATCTGCCACGTTGCATGGG GGTGCACTTGTTGCAAACTATCCGTGGGATGGTTCTGAAGATAAAAG GACAAAGTACTATGGGTGCCCTGATGATGATGCATTTCGCTTCATGGCAAGTATCTATAGTCATTCTCATTACAACATGTCTTCAAGCAAAGAATTTCTCAGTGGAATTACAAATGGAGCAGCTTG GTATCCTCTATATGGCGGAATGCAAGATTGGAACTACATACATGCTGGATGTTTTGAGTTGACCTTGGAAATTAGTGATAATAAATGGCCTAATGCTACTGAG CTTCCTATTCTTTGGAAATACAACAAAATGAGCTTGCTTAATCTTGTGGCAAGCCTGGTGAAG ACAGGTGTGCATGGAAGAATATACTCTTCAGCCGATGGAAAGCCATTACCAGGCTCTATAGCTGTCAGTGGAATAAATTATACA GTTACAGCCGGAAAAACTTTAGGTGACTATCATCGCTTTCTTGCCCCAAGAGATAAATACGAag TGGTGGCTACCATGATTGGCTACAAATCAAAGAATACAACTATTTGGTTGGATGATGGACCTGTGACGTTGGATTTTGTTCTTGATCCTGAAGTCAGTATCAAAGAAAGTGTACTGCAGAATGTCTATGATTGTGACTGTAACAGCAAAAGcacacaagaatttgttcagtTTCTATGGGGGGCTCACTTGgaagttttctttattttgattgTCATTTTAGGATTCTTGCTTTTTTTATTTCGGAGGAGAGCAAAAATCAAAGTTCCAACAAGCAGACAGTTATCGGGGTCAAAAAAAACTGTCGAGGTTTAA
- the LOC108326385 gene encoding carboxypeptidase SOL1 isoform X6 — MGHQRIWTKMQQHFQDIQVCSSCNCSTDLQFVSLFEGFLEWAISIGNSVNGFPLLVIEISDKPGEEETKPAFKYIGNVHGDEPVGRELLISLANWLCDNYLKDPLAKFIVENVHLHLLPSMNPDGFSLRKRGNANNIDLNRDFPDQFFSVNDDEDSRQPETRAIMNWLRDIRFTASATLHGGALVANYPWDGSEDKRTKYYGCPDDDAFRFMASIYSHSHYNMSSSKEFLSGITNGAAWYPLYGGMQDWNYIHAGCFELTLEISDNKWPNATELPILWKYNKMSLLNLVASLVKTGVHGRIYSSADGKPLPGSIAVSGINYTVTAGKTLGDYHRFLAPRDKYEVVATMIGYKSKNTTIWLDDGPVTLDFVLDPEVSIKESVLQNVYDCDCNSKSTQEFVQFLWGAHLEVFFILIVILGFLLFLFRRRAKIKVPTSRQLSGSKKTVEV, encoded by the exons ATGGGCCATCAAAGAATTTGGACAAAGATGCAGCAACATTTCCAGGATATACAG GTCTGTTCTTCTTGCAATTGCTCGACTGACTTGCAGTTTGTTTCTCTCTTTGAGGGATTCTTGGAATGGGCTATCAGTATTGGGAATAGTGTAAATGGATTTCCACTG TTGGTGATAGAGATTTCTGACAAGCCAGGAGAAGAAGAGACTAAACCTGCTTTTAAG TATATAGGAAATGTGCACGGTGATGAACCTGTGGGCCGCGAGCTTCTTATAAGTTTGGCCAATTGGTTATGTGATAACTATTTGAAAGATCCTTTg GCGAAATTCATTGTGGAGAATGTGCACCTTCATCTGCTTCCATCAATGAATCCTGATGGGTTTAGTTTAAGAAAGCGTGGTAATGCTAATAATATTGATTTGAATCGGGATTTTCCTGAccag TTCTTTTCTGTAAATGATGATGAGGATTCCCGGCAGCCTGAGACAAGAGCAATAATGAATTGGTTGAGAGATATACGATTCACAGCATCTGCCACGTTGCATGGG GGTGCACTTGTTGCAAACTATCCGTGGGATGGTTCTGAAGATAAAAG GACAAAGTACTATGGGTGCCCTGATGATGATGCATTTCGCTTCATGGCAAGTATCTATAGTCATTCTCATTACAACATGTCTTCAAGCAAAGAATTTCTCAGTGGAATTACAAATGGAGCAGCTTG GTATCCTCTATATGGCGGAATGCAAGATTGGAACTACATACATGCTGGATGTTTTGAGTTGACCTTGGAAATTAGTGATAATAAATGGCCTAATGCTACTGAG CTTCCTATTCTTTGGAAATACAACAAAATGAGCTTGCTTAATCTTGTGGCAAGCCTGGTGAAG ACAGGTGTGCATGGAAGAATATACTCTTCAGCCGATGGAAAGCCATTACCAGGCTCTATAGCTGTCAGTGGAATAAATTATACA GTTACAGCCGGAAAAACTTTAGGTGACTATCATCGCTTTCTTGCCCCAAGAGATAAATACGAag TGGTGGCTACCATGATTGGCTACAAATCAAAGAATACAACTATTTGGTTGGATGATGGACCTGTGACGTTGGATTTTGTTCTTGATCCTGAAGTCAGTATCAAAGAAAGTGTACTGCAGAATGTCTATGATTGTGACTGTAACAGCAAAAGcacacaagaatttgttcagtTTCTATGGGGGGCTCACTTGgaagttttctttattttgattgTCATTTTAGGATTCTTGCTTTTTTTATTTCGGAGGAGAGCAAAAATCAAAGTTCCAACAAGCAGACAGTTATCGGGGTCAAAAAAAACTGTCGAGGTTTAA